A section of the Salvelinus fontinalis isolate EN_2023a chromosome 33, ASM2944872v1, whole genome shotgun sequence genome encodes:
- the or55e1 gene encoding olfactory receptor 52Z1P yields MWVEMSIYWTTYSSTLQTNDQLHAANQRPVPLYRPMTKQRKNTEQQQGGLLWHLCTIHTYQSIENIVSMKTFKFYVLFFFSSQFIGDTQCVTIEESQPINFSHNEFTFVGFPEIYEYRRVLFLPFFMTYILVLAGNSLLIYVITIMESLHSPMYILICGLAAVDIMVATVIIPNMLLSFLFDWNDISLAGCLTQMFFTHFLSSVESTILLAMALDRYVAICFPLHYTLILNSAMFVRLSLFTVIRSGSVMFVLVALAGSLSFCGSNVINHCYCDHMALVSLACGNTDKNTAMGLAVIVCFVGIDICVIIFSYMKILNVVLRAAAGEDRWKAFHTCGTHLIVIMCFYLIGTVTFLSRNLNIQIPTDINTFLGVMYIVLPASVNPIIYGVRTKEIRNRILQMFNTRLNKVLTVQVATVEM; encoded by the coding sequence ATGTGGGTAGAAATGTCCATTTATTGGACCACATACAGTTCCACTCTACAGACCAACGACCAATTACACGCCGCGAACCAACGACCAGTTCCACTCTACAGACCAATGACCAAACAGCGGAAGAACACGGAACAACAGCAAGGGGGTTTATTATGGCATTTGTGTACCATTCATACATATCAGAGTATTGAAAATATTGTGTCGATGAAAACATTTAAATTTTACGTTTTGTTTTTCTTTTCATCTCAATTCATTGGCGATACTCAGTGTGTAACGATCGAAGAATCCCAGCCAATCAATTTTTCACACAACGAGTTCACCTTTGTGGGATTCCCAGAGATCTATGAGTACAGACGAGTACTTTTCTTACCGTTTTTCATGACTTACATTTTAGTCTTGGCGGGAAATTCTTTGTTGATCTACGTGATTACAATTATGGAGAGTCTCCACAGCCCCATGTATATATTAATATGTGGCTTGGCGGCGGTGGACATAATGGTGGCTACAGTCATTATTCCTAACATGCTGCTCAGCTTTCTGTTTGACTGGAACGACATCTCATTGGCCGGTTGTTTGACTCAGATGTTTTTCACTCActtcctctcgtcagtagagtcGACTATTCTCCTGGCCATGGCTCTGGATCGTTACGTGGCTATCTGCTTCCCTCTACACTACACTCTCATTCTCAACTCGGCCATGTTTGTCAGACTGTCGCTGTTCACTGTTATAAGGAGTGGTTCCGTCATGTTTGTACTAGTTGCACTCGCCggttctctgtctttctgtggCTCCAATGTCATCAACCACTGCTACTGTGACCACATGGCCCTGGTTAGCCTAGCATGTGGTAACACGGACAAGAATACTGCTATGGGATTGGCTGTGATTGTCTGTTTTGTGGGAATTGATATTTGCGTCATTATTTTCTCCTACATGAAGATTCTGAATGTGGTGTTACGTGCAGCAGCGGGGGAGGATAGATGGAAAGCGTTCCACACTTGTGGCACCCACCTTATTGTAATAATGTGTTTCTATCTGATTGGCACCGTTACTTTTCTGTCACGCAATCTGAATATTCAAATTCCAACTGACATCAATACTTTTCTAGGGGTGATGTATATTGTTTTACCAGCAAGTGTCAATCCAATCATCTATGGAGTGCGGACAAAGGAAATACGAAACCGTATTTTGCAAATGTTCAACACAAGACTAAACAAAGTATTGACTGTTCAGGTTGCTACTGTAGAAATGTGA